From one Gemmatimonadaceae bacterium genomic stretch:
- a CDS encoding chemotaxis response regulator protein-glutamate methylesterase: RLQSPLHGLAQHVPDDLKVHRRVLVVDDSAFMRRLVSDVVTATGEFEVVGTARDGEDALRQVQALSPDLITLDVDMPGLDGLSALRRVMAECPRPVVMLSAGGSDGGAEATLRALEAGAVEFVRKPSGAISLDLEVVGERLLEALRAAAVATLRVPRPAYAATVATPTPRAPAPAVVQAPRQVVVVAASTGGPAALAQVVPALPAWRDTAVLIAQHMPAGFTASFARRLHAQSQLRVEEATDGAPCEAGVAYIAPGGRHLRVERSGDRVRLALSDEPPRWGVRPAADPLFASVAEHFGARSVGVVMTGMGCDGAEGLTAIRRAGGVGIVQEAASCVIAGMPDAARAAAGADVVVPLGELGAAIARAVQQLAATR; this comes from the coding sequence AGCGCCTCCAGAGCCCGCTGCATGGGCTCGCGCAACACGTCCCAGATGATCTGAAAGTACACCGCCGCGTGCTCGTGGTCGACGACAGTGCGTTCATGCGTCGGCTCGTCAGCGATGTGGTTACCGCGACCGGCGAGTTCGAGGTGGTCGGGACCGCGCGCGATGGCGAGGACGCGCTCCGACAGGTGCAGGCGCTGTCGCCGGATCTCATCACGCTCGATGTGGACATGCCCGGCCTCGATGGTTTGTCGGCGCTGCGCCGCGTCATGGCCGAGTGCCCGCGCCCGGTGGTGATGTTGAGCGCGGGCGGCAGCGACGGCGGCGCCGAAGCGACCCTGCGCGCGCTCGAGGCCGGTGCGGTGGAGTTTGTCCGCAAGCCGTCGGGGGCCATCAGCCTCGATCTTGAGGTGGTCGGGGAACGCCTGCTCGAGGCGCTGCGGGCGGCCGCGGTTGCCACGCTGCGCGTGCCGCGCCCCGCGTATGCCGCCACGGTGGCCACGCCGACGCCGCGCGCGCCGGCGCCCGCGGTGGTGCAGGCGCCGCGGCAGGTGGTGGTGGTGGCGGCCAGCACCGGTGGGCCAGCTGCTCTCGCGCAGGTGGTCCCGGCGCTCCCCGCATGGCGGGATACGGCTGTCCTGATTGCGCAGCACATGCCGGCGGGCTTCACCGCGAGCTTCGCGCGTCGGTTGCATGCGCAGTCGCAGCTGCGGGTCGAGGAAGCCACCGACGGCGCCCCATGCGAAGCGGGCGTGGCCTATATCGCACCGGGCGGACGCCACCTCCGGGTCGAGCGGAGCGGCGATCGGGTGCGGCTCGCCCTGAGCGACGAGCCGCCGCGCTGGGGCGTGCGACCGGCGGCCGATCCGCTGTTCGCCTCGGTGGCCGAGCACTTCGGCGCCCGCAGTGTGGGCGTGGTCATGACCGGCATGGGCTGCGATGGCGCCGAGGGACTGACGGCGATTCGCCGCGCGGGAGGCGTGGGGATCGTGCAGGAGGCGGCGAGCTGTGTCATCGCCGGGATGCCCGACGCCGCGCGCGCCGCGGCTGGTGCAGACGTGGTGGTGCCGCTCGGGGAACTGGGCGCGGCGATCGCGCGGGCGGTGCAGCAGCTGGCGGCGACCCGATAG
- the rsmH gene encoding 16S rRNA (cytosine(1402)-N(4))-methyltransferase RsmH has product MSPVRTLPTGRGSAYHVPVLLAEIETLLADAHTLLDCTLGGGGHTSAFLDHGVRVTGIDRDPRALAAARERLAEFERAGQFRALLGNYADVAAAGLAESEKFDGILLDLGVSSHQFDDATRGFTFREGAPLDMRMGTDADIDAAELLNTIDEVDLSALLRAYADEPRAAKMAREITRRRARRPFATADDLVDAIRAVLGPRSGAPDFARIFQAVRIAVNDELSGLERALPQLRDRLTPGGVLAIISYHSGEDRLVKNAFRDWSTACHCPPRQMICTCRGVPLGETLTKRPILATEEEIELNTRARSAKLRAWRLAR; this is encoded by the coding sequence GTGAGCCCGGTCCGAACGCTTCCCACAGGGCGTGGCAGCGCCTATCACGTCCCGGTCCTGCTCGCAGAGATCGAGACCCTCCTGGCCGACGCCCACACGCTGCTCGACTGCACGCTCGGCGGCGGGGGGCACACCTCGGCCTTCCTCGACCACGGCGTGCGCGTGACCGGCATCGATCGCGATCCGCGCGCGCTGGCGGCGGCGCGCGAGCGGCTCGCCGAGTTCGAGCGCGCCGGCCAGTTCCGCGCCCTCCTCGGCAACTATGCCGATGTCGCCGCGGCCGGTCTCGCCGAGTCCGAGAAGTTCGATGGCATTCTGCTCGACCTCGGGGTCTCGTCCCATCAGTTCGACGATGCGACGCGCGGCTTCACGTTCCGCGAAGGGGCGCCGCTCGACATGCGCATGGGCACCGATGCCGACATCGACGCCGCTGAGCTGCTGAACACGATCGACGAGGTGGACCTGTCGGCGTTGCTACGCGCCTACGCCGACGAGCCGCGCGCGGCCAAGATGGCGCGCGAGATCACGCGGCGCCGCGCCCGTCGCCCGTTCGCCACGGCCGACGATCTGGTCGATGCGATTCGCGCCGTGCTGGGGCCGCGCAGTGGGGCCCCCGATTTTGCACGGATCTTTCAGGCGGTCCGCATCGCCGTCAACGATGAGCTCTCGGGGCTTGAACGAGCGCTGCCGCAGCTGCGCGACCGGCTCACCCCGGGCGGGGTGCTCGCGATCATCTCGTATCACTCGGGCGAAGATCGCCTGGTGAAGAACGCGTTCCGCGACTGGAGCACGGCGTGCCATTGCCCGCCGCGCCAGATGATCTGCACCTGTCGCGGGGTGCCGCTGGGCGAAACGCTCACCAAGCGCCCCATTCTGGCCACCGAAGAGGAGATCGAGCTCAATACGCGCGCCCGCAGCGCCAAGCTGCGGGCGTGGAGGCTCGCGCGCTGA
- a CDS encoding UDP-N-acetylmuramoyl-L-alanyl-D-glutamate--2,6-diaminopimelate ligase yields MSAPRLEIPVARVIDALRDAGLFVSHTAALPAVITDLVDDSRKVEPGAAFIAVRGAAQDGHAWLPKARELGASMAIVEDAAAADAAGLPAIVVRDGRRAAAVAAAAGFDWPARQLLLVGVTGTNGKTTTVGLLRHLLDAPDAPAASIGTLGVLLGSAGEEMPGGGGLTTPGPVELQRLLRVLVDRGVRRVAMETSSHALDQRRVEGLVFAAAVFTNLTRDHLDYHGTMEAYRDAKLRLVGLLARDGVACINADDPAWRGIENAPRLLTWGSDAQAQVSARDVSFGSTGSRFLLVAPTGAHTVDLPLIGDFNVANALGAAAVALALGMSVSEVADKLSHAPQVPGRLERLRTAPTVLRDYAHTPDALERALLAVRPFTRAADAANDGNAAPSRLIVLFGCGGDRDRGKRPEMGRIAEQLADVTIVTSDNPRTEDPERILDDIEAGMTGQGHRRIADRREAIAEALRLAQPHDVIVLAGKGHETYQIRGTTSYPFDEREIVAELSHTILGESA; encoded by the coding sequence GTGAGTGCGCCGCGGCTGGAGATTCCCGTCGCGCGTGTCATCGATGCGCTGCGCGACGCGGGGCTCTTTGTGTCGCACACGGCGGCACTACCGGCGGTGATCACCGATCTCGTCGACGACAGTCGCAAGGTCGAGCCCGGAGCGGCGTTCATCGCCGTGCGCGGGGCCGCGCAGGATGGCCATGCCTGGCTCCCGAAGGCCCGCGAGTTGGGCGCCAGCATGGCGATCGTGGAAGATGCCGCGGCCGCCGATGCCGCCGGGCTTCCGGCCATCGTCGTGCGGGACGGCCGTCGCGCCGCAGCCGTCGCGGCGGCGGCCGGCTTCGACTGGCCGGCGCGGCAGCTGTTGCTGGTGGGCGTCACCGGCACGAACGGCAAGACGACCACGGTGGGGCTGTTGCGCCACCTGCTCGATGCGCCCGACGCGCCCGCGGCCAGCATCGGCACCCTCGGCGTATTGCTCGGCAGCGCCGGTGAGGAGATGCCCGGCGGTGGTGGACTCACCACGCCCGGACCGGTGGAACTGCAACGGCTGCTGCGCGTGCTGGTCGATCGGGGCGTGCGACGGGTGGCGATGGAAACCTCGTCGCACGCGCTCGATCAGCGACGCGTGGAAGGGCTGGTCTTTGCGGCCGCCGTGTTCACGAATCTCACGCGTGATCATCTCGACTATCACGGCACCATGGAGGCCTATCGCGACGCCAAGCTCCGGCTCGTGGGGCTGCTGGCACGTGATGGCGTGGCCTGCATCAACGCCGACGATCCGGCGTGGCGGGGGATCGAGAACGCGCCGCGCCTCCTGACCTGGGGCTCCGACGCGCAGGCGCAGGTGAGCGCGCGCGATGTGAGCTTCGGCAGCACCGGCAGCCGCTTCCTGCTCGTGGCGCCGACGGGCGCGCACACCGTGGACCTGCCATTGATCGGCGACTTCAACGTGGCCAACGCGCTCGGTGCGGCCGCGGTGGCGCTGGCGCTCGGGATGTCGGTCTCCGAGGTCGCCGACAAGCTGTCGCACGCGCCGCAGGTGCCGGGGCGCCTGGAGCGGCTGCGCACCGCGCCCACCGTGCTGCGCGACTATGCGCACACGCCGGATGCGCTCGAGCGCGCCTTGCTCGCCGTGCGCCCGTTCACGCGCGCGGCCGATGCGGCCAACGACGGGAACGCGGCCCCCAGCCGACTGATCGTGCTCTTTGGCTGCGGCGGCGATCGCGATCGCGGCAAGCGCCCGGAGATGGGGCGCATCGCCGAGCAGCTGGCGGATGTGACGATCGTCACCAGCGACAACCCGCGCACCGAGGATCCGGAGCGCATTCTGGACGACATTGAGGCGGGCATGACGGGGCAGGGGCACCGGCGGATCGCAGATCGCCGCGAGGCCATTGCCGAAGCCCTGCGCCTCGCCCAGCCGCACGATGTGATCGTGCTGGCCGGCAAGGGCCATGAGACGTATCAGATTCGCGGCACCACCTCGTACCCGTTCGATGAACGGGAGATCGTGGCCGAACTGTCGCACACCATTCTTGGAGAATCGGCGTGA